The Polypterus senegalus isolate Bchr_013 chromosome 1, ASM1683550v1, whole genome shotgun sequence genomic sequence CCAGTATGATCCTTAACTctacttttttgtaatatgatcTCATCCTTGACTTAaggcatgcatttatttctaaaatgtaatCAAAACTGACACACAGTTACTCAACACAGGAATTATTCAAGGAAAGGCCCTATCCATCACAGGGTACTTTCACAAACACTCACAAACATCAAGTCAATTAACACTGCTTGGGACTGTGAAAGAAAAATCAAGGTGAAAGGAGAAAATCCACATTCAAATTCGATTTAAAAAGGGTTTGGGCTGGAGCTGTGAAGTAGGATTGCTAACTGTTGCTAGACTTCAGGTAGGTTATATGATTTTCTTGGTATTTCCTCATGACCATGTGATATTGGATGAAAAAGTAGCCTTGTTGTTTACAGTTCAGTCCTTACGTTAATGACCACATTTAGTAAACACCCTGcataaaaacctttttaaagaaATACCATGTTAAAGCGTATTTAAATACTAAGACCATCCAAAGATACAGAATTTTTTACCATGGCTTTGAATAGTTATGAATATCataaattaatgttaaaatacTTGACTATTTCAAATTTAAAGTCAGTTTTTTTATTGCAAATCAGTACTCCATTGAAAAGTATAGAACAAAATGTCTGTGCTATTCTAAAAATTCCTAGAATgacataataaattacattttccacTACTGgtaaaatattaaagcaaaatgtTTTCTGTATTCAATACTTCTTTTCATATCTCTATATCTTTGGCCTCAATTTTAATGCACCATGCAAAATTCTTATCAGTTTGTGTCTACCCACAATATTATACTGTTTGGTATAAATTTAGAAATGAGGCGAGTGTTCTTGTGTATACTACAgtttgttgccttttttttttttttcgatttttAAAGATGTTGTTGATAAGTTATCTGTTGATAAGTAATCAGTAGTTGGAAATTAGGCGTTGTAAATCCCCCAACTTCTGTATAAAAGACTTCATGTGTTCATGTTTCAGTATAGAGATTTGCTTTACCATCCATCTCTGGGCTCTTCAAAACACTTTTTGGCAAGTCCAGTaaatttgcaaataaaatgttcatccGTGGCTGCCTAATTTCTAGCTGTATTCCtctttttgttgctgttttattttgcGTTGCTGACTCTTTGTGTAAGTACCTTTTAGTCTGAACCAGAGAAAAGCTACTTTGTATTCAAAAAGGTGAATTATTTCAGTCttactttttctgtttactttacaGATGTAAGCCAGCAGGATTGTTGCATTAGGTATTCTTACCAAGAAATAAAAGTACAGAACATCAAATGCTACACTATACAAAAATCAGATGGAACTTGCAACATTGATGCAATAATGTAAGcaaagttcatttttttattgtaagctTTATTTTTTCAACATGTAATACAGCATGACATTACAATCTGTTGTTAACATGACTGCTTGAACATATGGTATTTCTCTGGCTATTCAAGAAAAAATGTGGGCTGCTTATACTGTTTGAATAGGTACCGAAATGGAATGATAtattgaaatagaaataaaatagaaaatgaaggagcttaatgatagatagatagatagatagatagatagatagatagatagatagatagatagatagatagatagatagatagatagatggctaaTTACACAAAAGCTTTATTTTAAAGTGTCTGTGCTACATAGCTGTAAAGAAATTACTCTTGAAACATTTTTATGGCTGGATGATTTGCTTACCAAATTTCAGACAAAGCTTATTACATGATCATCTCCTGTACTCATTTGTAAATTCTCATGACAGCAGCACTGCTCCTGGACTGAAGCGTTGACTCCAATAGAATTTAACATGGAAGTAGTGTACCATCAGTTAATACAGTTTTTTGTTCAAGTTCAGTCTTTTTTGGTAAAGATAATAAGTTACCAGGTGTTGATGAattggttgtttttttattttttggtagtGTTTTGATTTTTTGGCTTGTTTGCTGAATGGTATATTGATGAGGTcaagtataatttttattttgcatattgttcAAAGGGAAGCATGTTATTTTATATCCTGAAAATGCATTTGGTGTTTGGTATCtttccaatagatagatagataga encodes the following:
- the LOC120518750 gene encoding C-C motif chemokine 17-like; this translates as MFIRGCLISSCIPLFVAVLFCVADSLYVSQQDCCIRYSYQEIKVQNIKCYTIQKSDGTCNIDAIIFHTVQHRKICTNPNASKVRKTLKVLTNAKQCQIKKMKKENPDTKS